A single genomic interval of Hydractinia symbiolongicarpus strain clone_291-10 chromosome 8, HSymV2.1, whole genome shotgun sequence harbors:
- the LOC130654715 gene encoding integrin-linked protein kinase-like: MEDIFSASREGNVKFVRQFLDNIENDLNEGDDHGFTPLHWACREGQLVVFEMLMARGGRASARNDGGDTALHLACAHGNKDIVHKLIQHKANVNLMNEHGNTPLHYACFWNLETIAVELVNKGALVSQCNRYDETPLDKATPFLKNLLKEKAKNLGQDLNRVEFQEPKNLNNSSYDYSTLKGGSVGIDIGDIHLMERISESSNGELFKGVWNNVPVVAKKLKVHGFHKRLQLHFNEEYPRLRIFSHPNILPVINAVTKQPNLMVISQFMPYGSLYNILHEGTGIVVDQVQAIKFALDIAKGMAYFHSLEPLIQRFNLTSFHVVIDEDLTARISMQDVRYSFQDHTKIFRPNWMSPEVLRSNPASVDQRSADMWSFAIIMWELATREVPYISLSAMECGMKIATEGCRPPMQPGMPQQLNKLITLCWNADPTKRPRFDQIVPILQKM, translated from the exons atggaAGATATCTTTTCAGCATCTAGAGAGGGCAATGTCAAGTTTGTAAGACAGTTTCTGGATAACATTGAAAATGATCTTAATGAAGG TGATGATCACGGATTTACGCCATTGCACTGGGCCTGCAGGGAAGGTCAGTTAGTTGTGTTTGAAATGTTGATGGCTCGAGGTGGAAGAGCCAGTGCAAGGAATGATGGTGGTGACACAGCACTTCATCTAGCTTGTGCTCATGGAAATAAAGACATAGTACAcaaa cttaTCCAACACAAGGCAAATGTGAACCTTATGAACGAACACGGAAATACACCGTTGCACTACGCTTGTTTTTGGAATTTGGAAACTATTGCTGTT GAGTTAGTAAACAAAGGTGCACTGGTCTCACAATGCAATCGCTATGACGAAACGCCATTGGATAAAGCAacaccatttttgaaaaacctACTAAAAG aaaaagcaaaaaatttggGTCAAGACCTAAACAGAGTGGAGTTTCAAG aacCGAAAAACCTAAACAACAGCA GTTATGACTATTCAACGTTAAAAGGTGGATCTGTTGGAATTGATATTGGTGACATTCACTTAATGGAAAGGATAAGTGAGAGCAGTAATGGAGAG TTATTCAAAGGTGTCTGGAATAACGTACCTGTTGTAGCTAAGAAACTAAAAGTTCATGGTTTTCACAAGAGATTGCAACTCCATTTCAATGAAGAGTATCCAAGATTAAG AATTTTCTCACATCCTAATATTCTACCTGTCATCAATGCAGTCACGAAGCAGCCAAACCTTATGGTTATCAGTCAGTTCATGCCTTATGGTTCTTTGTATAACATCTTACATGAGGGAACAG GTATTGTGGTCGATCAAGTTCAAGCCATCAAATTTGCTCTAGACATAGCTAAAGGAATGGCTTATTTCCATAGCTTAGAGCCACTCATCCAAAGATTCAATCTCACAAGTTTTCATGTTGTG ATTGACGAAGATCTTACCGCAAGAATAAGTATGCAAGATGTCCGGTATTCTTTCCAAGACCACACTAAAATATTCAGACCTAACTGGATGTCACCAGAAG tacTACGCAGTAACCCTGCTTCTGTCGACCAACGTTCCGCAGACATGTGGAGTTTTGCAATTATAATGTGGGAATTAGCGACACGCGAAGTTCCTTACATATCTCTCTCTGCGATGGAGTGCGGAATGAAG attgcCACGGAGGGATGCCGACCACCCATGCAACCAGGTATGCCACAACAGCTAAACAAATTGATTACTCTGTGTTGGAATGCCGACCCTACGAAAAGACCACGTTTCGACCAAATCGTTCCAATTTTACAGAAAATGTAA
- the LOC130654711 gene encoding transcription factor IIIA-like gives MLTKMAEQTPNGKTSPKFAKRTFPCPYDDCNSVFKKRAHLIRHELIHSDERPYKCTFSNCEKAFRSPCHLKRHESTHDKEKIFKCDFEGCQVSCITEWNLKRHIKRTHCGSFVCDKCGEEFKKNKSLQQHISLEHKSAAICCEFPGCSQIFNVAAKMRHHMKVHTGKGYVCPVKDCSLTFKLWSECLQHAAQCKKKEKKCDVCEKTFTEHSNLKAHMKIHSEEREVFQCNYDGCGRFYTKQYNLKIHVQSFHQNIRPFVCPKSNCNKSFHFQHLLRKHLDLHAKNHDRLEKKPSKRKRARRIVTSTISGISGYIPELWEKMTPEEVQAYIKNNNACYADTDVIPRDTETTQAEMTPLLSSDTEGASKENATGQTSHYQDDEARNLRAEGNDMECERLYTSEETLTAIPTESELTDEDFSVVYQPLKSLEEACSYLNQINNIKKQQNACSPIISSSPNSSRPASACSIEDERRITRFVGERLKQLVGQQNPNMMESCHMQSVTESDSSDSETKKKAQLLMQHCAS, from the exons ATGTTGACAAAAATGGCTGAGCAGACGCCAAATGGTAAAACATCACCAAAGTTTGCTAAAAGAACATTTCCATGTCCTTATGATGATTGCAATTCAGTCTTCAAGAAACGTGCTCACTTAATTAGACACGAATTAATTCATAGTGACGAG AGACCCTACAAATGCACCTTTTCAAATTGTGAAAAAGCATTTCGCTCACCATGCCATCTAAAACGTCATGAGTCAACACatgataaagaaaaaatattcaa atgtGACTTTGAGGGTTGCCAAGTTTCATGCATAACTGAATGGAATTTAAAACGGCATATTAAAAGAACACATTGTGGTTCATTTGTA tgTGATAAATGTGgggaagaatttaaaaaaaacaagtctcTACAACAACATATTTCATTAGAACACAAATCAGCTGCAAtatg cTGTGAATTTCCAGGATGTTCACAAATTTTTAATGTTGCAGCAAAAATGAGGCATCATATGAAAGTTCATACCGGAAAAG GTTATGTATGTCCAGTTAAAGATTGTTCATTGACATTTAAGTTGTGGTCAGAGTGTCTACAACATGCAGCTCAGTGTAAGAAAAAGG AAAAGAAATGTGATGTTTGTGAGAAGACTTTCACAGAACATTCAAAC ttgaaaGCTCACATGAAAATACATTCTGAAGAAAGAGAAGTCTTCCAGTGTAACTATGATGGTTGTGGACGCTTTTACACAAAG CAATACAACCTGAAAATTCATGTACAGAGTTTTCATCAAAACATTCGACCGTTTGTGTGTCCAAAATCAAACTGCAATAAATCATTTCACTTTcag CATTTGCTTCGAAAGCATTTAGACCTACACGCAAAGAATCATGATAGACTTGAAAAG aaGCCCAGCAAACGTAAGCGGGCCAGACGAATTGTCACATCTACAATCTCTGGAATTTCCGGTTATATACCTGAGCTGTGGGAGAAGATGACACCGGAAGAGGTCCAAGCttacattaaaaacaataacgCCTGTTATGCTGACACCGATGTTATCCCACGTGATACAGAGACGACGCAAGCTGAAATGACCCCTTTACTGTCCAGTGACACGGAGGGTGCGTCGAAAGAAAATGCTACCGGTCAGACATCACACTATCAAGATGATGAAGCGCGCAACTTGAGAGCCGAAGGAAACGACATGGAATGTGAAAGGCTTTATACGTCTGAGGAGACTTTGACGGCGATTCCAACAGAATCAGAGCTGACAGACGAAGATTTTTCTGTCGTGTACCAGCCATTAAAATCATTGGAAGAAGCATGTTCTTATTTGAACCAAATAAATAACATCAAGAAACAACAGAATGCATGCAGCCCAATTATATCGAGTTCTCCAAATTCTTCCAGGCCAGCATCGGCCTGTAGTATCGAGGACGAGCGGCGAATAACTCGATTTGTTGGTGAGCGACTGAAACAGTTGGTTGGACAGCAAAATCCAAACATGATGGAATCTTGCCACATGCAGTCGGTTACAGAGTCAGATTCGTCTGATAGTGAAACGAAAAAGAAAGCTCAACTTTTGATGCAGCACTGTGCTTCATGA